A DNA window from Vigna unguiculata cultivar IT97K-499-35 chromosome 10, ASM411807v1, whole genome shotgun sequence contains the following coding sequences:
- the LOC114167223 gene encoding mitochondrial-processing peptidase subunit alpha-like translates to MYRAAASSFRSHLKGHGCKLGSTRSSTSAAVVARTTQGGLFSWLTGERSSSLPSLDIPLGGVVLPDPLPDSVEQSKTKITTLSNGLKIASETSPNPAASIGLYLDCGSIYETPFSSGASHLLERMAFKSTTNRSHFRIVREVEAIGGNIGASASREQMGYTFDALKTYVPQMVELLVDCVRNPAFLDWEVNEELRKVKAELGELSNNPQGLLLEAIHSAGYSGALAYPLLAPEAALNRLDGPSLEEFVAENYTAPRMVLAAAGVEHEELVSIAEPLLSDLPNVPRPDEPKSVYVGGDFRRHGESGGTHVALAFEVPGGWHKEKDAIVLTVLQMLMGGGGSFSAGGPGKGMHSRLYLRVLNEYQQIQSFSAFNSIFNNTGLFGIYASTSPDFAPKAVDIAAKELIAIASPGQVTQVQLDRAKKSTKSAVLMNLESRMIASEDIGRQILTYGERKPLEQFLKAVDEITLNDITKISQKIISSPLTMASYGDVLSVPSYESVNSKFHAK, encoded by the exons ATGTACAGAGCAGCAGCTTCTTCATTCAGAAGCCATCTCAAG GGCCATGGATGCAAGTTGGGATCCACTAGGTCTTCCACATCAGCCGCTGTAGTTGCAAGGACTACCCAGGGTGGTTTGTTTAGCTGGCTTACTGGGGAGCGTTCTAGTTCTCTTCCTTCTCTGGATATACCCCTCGGTGGTGTTGTTCTCCCAGATCCACTCCCAGATTCTGTTGAACAAAGCAAGACCAAGATCACAACTCTTTCCAATGGACTTAAAATAGCATCAGAGACCTCGCCT AACCCTGCTGCTTCAATCGGGTTATATCTTGACTGTGGTTCCATCTATGAGACACCATTCTCAAGTGGAGCTTCACACTTGCTGGAGCGAATGGCTTTCAAAAGCACAACAAACCGTAGTCACTTTCGTATTGTAAGGGAAGTAGAAGCAATTGGTGGTAACATAGGAGCCTCTGCCTCACGGGAGCAAATGGGATATACATTTGACGCCTTGAAAACCTATGTTCCACAAATGGTGGAACTATTGGTTGACTGTGTAAGGAACCCTGCATTCTTGGACTGGGAGGTCAATGAAGag CTTCGGAAGGTGAAAGCAGAGCTTGGAGAACTGTCCAACAATCCCCAGGGCTTGCTTTTGGAAGCAATTCACTCTGCTGGTTATTCTGGTGCATTGGCTTATCCTCTCCTGGCTCCTGAAGCAGCATTGAACAGATTGGACGGCCCCAGTTTGGAGGAATTTGTTGCT GAGAATTACACTGCACCTAGAATGGTACTTGCAGCAGCTGGGGTTGAGCATGAAGAACTTGTATCTATTGCTGAGCCACTTCTCTCTGATCTACCAAATGTCCCCCGTCCCGATGAACCTAAATCTGTCTATGTTGGAGGTGATTTTCGCCGTCATGGTGAATCAGGG GGTACACATGTTGCTCTTGCTTTTGAAGTTCCAGGTGGATGGCACAAAGAGAAAGATGCTATAGTTTTGACTGTTTTACAG ATGCTTATGGGAGGCGGTGGGTCTTTTTCAGCAGGGGGCCCTGGAAAAGGGATGCACTCAAGGCTAT ATCTTCGTGTGCTGAATGAATATCAACAGATTCAATCTTTTTCTGCATTCAACAGCATCTTCAATAATACAGGATTGTTTGGCATTTATGCAAGCACT AGCCCTGATTTTGCGCCAAAGGCTGTGGATATAGCAGCCAAAGAACTAATAGCAATTGCTTCCCCTGGACAAG TTACACAGGTGCAGCTTGACCGAGCCAAAAAATCCACAAAGTCTGCAGTTCTAATGAACCTGGAATCTAGA ATGATTGCATCGGAGGATATTGGAAGGCAGATTTTGACTTATGGAGAAAG GAAGCCTTTGGAACAGTTCCTGAAGGCTGTAGATGAAATCACGTTGAACGATATCACCAAAATTTCTCAGAAGATTATTTCCTCACCTTTGACCATGGCATCATATGGGGATG TCCTCAGTGTGCCCAGTTATGAATCTGTAAACAGCAAGTTCCATGCAAAATGA
- the LOC114166612 gene encoding uncharacterized protein LOC114166612 — protein MISLLPCNTFLQTTFVFNPSKLPSTTQTHACFIPQTKTLHRRTQVKCSAGENQGEKRAFLSLEEAGLVELSGLSTHERFLCRLTISSLNLLRVISEQEGCPIEELNAAKVCDWFLKDKLKREQNIGSAVLQWDDSEFQF, from the exons ATGATTTCTCTGCTACCCTGTAACACTTTTCTTCAAACAACCTTTGTCTTCAACCCTTCAAAGCTTCCAAGCACTACCCAAACCCATGCATGCTTTATTCCACAAACCAAAACACTGCACAGAAGAACACAAGTGAAATGCAGCGCAGGAGAAAACCAGGGTGAGAAGCGTGCGTTTTTGTCACTGGAAGAAGCTGGTTTGGTCGAGTTATCAGGCTTGAGTACACATGAACGTTTTCTATGCCGTTTAACG ATATCATCCCTGAACTTGCTAAGAGTGATATCAGAGCAAGAAGGGTGTCCAATCGAGGAGCTCAATGCCGCCAAGGTTTGTGATTGGTTCCTCAAAGATAAGCTCAAAAGAGAACAGAACATAGGCTCTGCGGTTCTTCAATGGGATGATTCCGAGttccaattttaa
- the LOC114166399 gene encoding stem 28 kDa glycoprotein-like has protein sequence MKVLFLFVATVLVACHATDYQMYPLRLKTGHVGQYSTEVLCASWRLGVEANNLIKWKTVPETCQQFVADYVLGDQYRSDSKTVCREAYFYAKTLNITDKDVFVFDVDETLLCNLQYYSKHGFGVERFNATAFANWVAEGEAYALPETLVLYDKLLSLGIKVVFLTERLVSQRAITVANLKDVGFDQWEKLILKDPAAYVGKSTLTYKASERRKLEESGYRIIGNVGDQWTDLMGSFRGLRSFKLPNPMYYIG, from the exons atgaaggtcCTCTTTCTGTTCGTTGCTACAGTTCTGGTAGCATGCCATGCCACAGACTACCAGATGTACCCTCTCCGATTGAAAACCGGCCATGTCGGGCAGTACTCCACGGAGGTTTTATGCGCAAGTTGGAGGCTTGGCGTGGAAGCAAACAACCTCATCAAATGGAAAACCGTCCCAGAAACATGCCAACAGTTCGTAGCAGACTATGTTCTAGGCGATCAATACAGATCAGACTCCAAAACTGTTTGTCGTGAAGCTTATTTTTACGCCAAAACCCTCAACATCACTGACAAAGACGTATTTGTGTTCGACGTGGACGAGACTCTGCTCTGTAATCTCCAATACTATTCCAAACATGGGTTCGG GGTGGAGCGGTTTAATGCTACAGCGTTTGCAAACTGGGTTGCTGAAGGAGAGGCGTACGCGCTACCTGAGACTCTTGTGCTGTACGACAAACTCCTGTCTCTCGGCATCAAGGTTGTGTTTTTAACCGAAAGATTGGTTTCTCAGAGAGCTATCACTGTTGCCAATTTGAAGGATGTTGGATTTGACCAATGGGAGAAGTTGATTCTGAA GGATCCAGCTGCGTATGTTGGGAAATCAACACTTACTTACAAAGCAAGTGAGAGGAGGAAACTGGAGGAAAGTGGTTACAGAATCATTGGAAATGTTGGAGATCAGTGGACAGATTTGATGGGAAGTTTCAGAGGTTTAAGGAGTTTTAAGTTGCCTAATCCCATGTACTACATTGGTTGA